In Thunnus thynnus chromosome 20, fThuThy2.1, whole genome shotgun sequence, a single window of DNA contains:
- the LOC137171942 gene encoding NHL repeat-containing protein 3-like, which yields MLMKKRGHTCLILSSMASLVLLMMVLYGSISSQQAGGSSLRRDYQLLGRPLYKLDLTWPKYPELFTGQVFGVAVNQYAGVVYVAQRGDNVPKVLVFTTDGDFLMAWNTTTLEMPHGIFLADAASSNPTVWITDVGNGPYGHCIKQYSPSGKLLEVLGTPGKPGTGLSPLEFDQPAEIFVHDSGEMYIVDGDGGMNNRLIKLSKDQEVLWMHGEKGQGLAQFYIPHSVTVDNVQRVWVADRGNKRIQVFNSITGEWLGTWGSCFTEDAPYSVRLTPDRKYFVVVQLNTNQISLLDAPPVGLIGQCRVVSVIQLSEEVKPHLVDLDLKTGALYVAEIGAQQAQKFTPFSLGGNFL from the exons ATGTTGATGAAAAAGAGAGGTCATACGTGTTTAATATTGTCCAGCATGGCCTCGTTAGTCCTGCTCATGATGGTGCTGTACGGCAGCATCAGCAGCCAGCAGGCTGGCGGCTCCAGCCTCAGACGGGACTACCAGCTGCTGGGCAGACCGCTGTACAAGCTGGACCTGACCTGGCCCAAATACCCGGAACTCTTCACTGGGCAGGTGTTTGGAGTGGCTGTCAACCAGTATGCTGGTGTGGTGTATGTGGCACAGAGAG GTGACAATGTGCCTAAGGTGCTGGTGTTCACCACAGATGGAGATTTCCTCATGGCCTGGAACACAACCACCTTGGAGATGCCTCATGGGATATTTTTAGCAGATGCTGCCTCATCAAACCCTACAGTCTGGATCACGGATGTGGGGAACGGCCCGTACGGTCACTGCATCAAACAGTACTCACCATCTGGGAAGCTTCTGGAG GTACTTGGTACACCAGGGAAGCCTGGCACTGGGTTGTCCCCTCTGGAATTTGACCAGCCAGCTGAGATCTTCGTTCATGACTCTGGGGAAATGTACATCGTGGATGGTGATGGTGGGATGAACAACCGCctcatcaaactgtcaaaagATCAGGAGGTGTTGTGGATGCACGGAGAGAAAGGACAAGGCCTGGCTCAGTTCTACATCCCCCACAGCGTGACTGTGGATAACGTCCAGAGGGTGTGGGTGGCCGACAGGGGGAATAAGAGGATCCAGGTCTTTAACTCCATCACTGGGGAGTGGCTGGGCACATGGGGAAGCTGCTTCACTGAGGACGCGCCCTACTCTGTCCGCCTGACCCCGGACAGGAAGTACTTTGTTGTTGTCCAGCTCAACACCAATCAGATTTCACTGCTGGATGCACCACCGGTGGGTTTGATTGGCCAGTGCAGAGTGGTCAGTGTGATTCAGCTGTCTGAAGAAGTCAAGCCCCACCTGGTAGACCTGGACCTGAAGACAGGGGCCCTCTATGTGGCTGAGATTGGAGCCCAGCAGGCCCAGAAGTTCACCCCCTTCAGTCTGGGTGGGAATTTCCTGTAG
- the nrbf2b gene encoding nuclear receptor-binding factor 2b, with the protein MTVREGQRRLSCSVNHRRIDSMEVVDSPLNLAHQQCRKADRLLAAGKYEEAITCHGKAADLLTDAMKTTECDQARLSMELQRDSHIKQQRLIQERWKREARREATKARPGQVQPSGNPTLLTQTQSGGPLQPHGTLGLSAAECGGGREREYDTLLYQLQIRQTGSYQPLTPPCPGSKTTKDDKTRLEEQQTTIEDLRRLVDHLMDENQRLAAENERLRSENTRLRSEAVEAADFVERSELWVLPQAGGAMGTGGGQERKSTGKGKEIAIPQLPPLEMPAQEDLCLDDLPPLELPEDIQNELQELLDRDKQ; encoded by the exons ATGACAGTCCGTGAGGGACAGAGACGCCTTTCATGTAGTGTAAACCATCGAAGAATCGACTCCATGGAGGTCGTGGACAGCCCGCTCAATCTC GCTCATCAGCAGTGCAGGAAGGCAGACCGTTTGCTAGCAGCTGGAAAGTATGAAGAGGCCATCACCTGCCACGGAAAAGCAGCAG atCTTCTGACAGATGCTATGAAGACAACAGAGTGTGATCAG gctcGTCTGTCCATGGAGCTGCAGAGGGACAGTCATATCAAACAGCAACGACTCATCCAAGAGCGCTGGAAGAGAGAGGCCCGTCGCGAGGCAACAAAGGCCCGACCCGGCCAGGTGCAGCCCTCCGGCAACCCAACCCTGCTCACCCAAACCCAGTCCGGAGGCCCGCTGCAGCCTCACGGCACCCTGGGCCTCTCAGCTGCAGAGTGCGgaggaggcagggagagagagtaCGACACCTTGCTCTACCAGCTTCAGATTCGGCAGACTGGAAGCTACCAGCCTTTGACTCCACCTTGCCCCGGATCTAAGACCACCAAAGATGACAAAACTCGCCTGGAAGAACAACAGACCACCATCGAGGACCTGCGGCGCCTGGTCGACCACCTGATGGACGAAAACCAGCGGCTGGCGGCCGAGAACGAGCGGCTACGATCGGAGAACACCCGGCTGCGCTCTGAGGCGGTCGAGGCAGCAGACTTTGTGGAGCGTTCGGAGCTCTGGGTGCTCCCTCAGGCGGGTGGCGCTATGGGAACAGGGGGCGGGCAGGAGAGGAAAAGCACAGGGAAGGGGAAGGAGATCGCAATCCCACAGCTGCCACCGCTGGAGATGCCAGCTCAGGAAGATCTGTGTCTGGATGACCTGCCTCCTCTGGAGctgccagaggacatccagaaTGAACTACAAGAGCTACTGGACAGGGATAAACAGTGA